In the genome of Hymenobacter cellulosivorans, one region contains:
- a CDS encoding GPW/gp25 family protein produces the protein MSNEYYRLPLDFETLLQRRALPRCSEEESIAQHLYLMLTTYFGESRFDPTFGCLVWEQDFEAMTNMRWKDAVQRSVEETVRSHEPRLEQVKVQVGVDDFEMKGVSQRIRKRLEVTIKAVLHRTNEPFAFRASLFVAPLSVS, from the coding sequence ATGAGCAACGAGTACTACCGGCTTCCCCTCGACTTTGAAACCCTGCTGCAGCGCCGCGCCTTGCCGCGCTGCTCAGAGGAGGAGTCCATTGCCCAGCATCTGTACCTGATGCTGACCACGTATTTCGGCGAGTCGCGCTTCGATCCAACTTTCGGCTGCCTGGTATGGGAGCAGGACTTTGAGGCCATGACCAACATGCGCTGGAAAGATGCCGTGCAGCGCTCCGTGGAAGAAACCGTACGCAGCCACGAGCCCCGGCTGGAGCAGGTCAAGGTGCAAGTTGGCGTCGACGACTTCGAGATGAAAGGCGTAAGCCAGCGGATTCGGAAGCGGCTGGAGGTGACGATAAAAGCCGTCCTGCACCGCACCAACGAGCCGTTTGCCTTCCGCGCCAGCCTGTTTGTGGCGCCGCTATCCGTTAGCTAA
- a CDS encoding type VI secretion system baseplate subunit TssF: MTPSSDDFTKAAIKTRLTHKAAELWGYSEAEMEGFDPLVQMLMEACAVELEKIGQEIHGTQHRLVDRLASLLNPDVVDAPRPAHAVAQALPRETQAILPADAQFVYQRPAAGRQVTTRPVFFSPLQTTSLTHGRVRYLATDTTLWQLESSLQKRVVAQAPTAIPTEHRRLWIGLELAPEVTSLAHLSFYLDWANEPQRPTFTSFLPGDSWRLDETVLTVEPGLREDGPAETFLHQEYDFLQRVEQHVRAVYAPHFVRVGGGAAADLKAYVPRPYPAALAAQLPAAALAQLTQPLVWLEVRFSHALPPEALTNLLCATNCFPVLNRRLHKRLFRLQQALNIFPLDSEEPFLAMREVYSLNNVVYRSTSLTGLQDAQTDTYTLRTHGVGRFDARTGKQALMQLLELLRDESRAFTATGTDFISSTLRELNQNLARLEERLGRDAAAQNTAPYVLLRPQDINDSVYLEYWSSDGAAANRLAPGSRLQVYDGQYLDEVQLLTTTVGGQERPRPEERVHALRKNLLSRNRIVTLEDIKAACWAELGSQLAQVQVEKGFRNGTTPGAGFVRCIRVTLTPAAASRLSGPEWQQTAEDLQITLASQSAMNLPYEVLVKTQ, from the coding sequence ATGACGCCTTCCTCCGACGATTTTACCAAAGCCGCCATCAAAACCCGGCTCACGCACAAAGCCGCCGAGCTTTGGGGTTATAGTGAGGCCGAAATGGAAGGCTTTGACCCGCTGGTGCAGATGCTCATGGAAGCCTGCGCTGTGGAGCTGGAAAAGATTGGCCAGGAAATTCACGGCACCCAGCACCGCCTCGTAGATCGGCTGGCCAGCCTGCTCAACCCCGACGTGGTGGATGCCCCGCGCCCAGCTCACGCCGTAGCCCAGGCTCTGCCCCGCGAAACCCAGGCCATCCTGCCGGCCGATGCGCAGTTTGTGTACCAGCGCCCGGCGGCCGGCCGTCAGGTGACTACGCGCCCAGTGTTTTTTTCCCCGCTCCAGACCACGAGCCTGACTCACGGCCGGGTCCGCTACCTGGCTACCGATACAACGCTCTGGCAGCTGGAATCGAGCTTGCAGAAGCGGGTAGTGGCCCAGGCTCCCACGGCGATACCCACCGAGCATCGCCGCCTGTGGATTGGCCTAGAGCTGGCCCCGGAAGTAACGTCGCTGGCCCACCTGAGCTTTTACCTGGACTGGGCTAACGAGCCCCAGCGGCCCACATTTACCTCCTTTTTGCCCGGCGATTCGTGGCGCCTCGATGAAACCGTGCTGACTGTGGAGCCCGGTTTGCGCGAGGATGGGCCTGCCGAAACCTTCCTGCACCAGGAATACGATTTTCTGCAGCGCGTGGAGCAGCACGTGCGGGCTGTATATGCCCCGCATTTCGTGCGGGTAGGCGGGGGAGCGGCAGCCGATTTGAAGGCTTACGTACCACGACCATATCCGGCGGCTTTGGCTGCGCAGCTGCCGGCCGCTGCCCTAGCTCAGCTCACCCAGCCCCTGGTGTGGCTAGAAGTGCGCTTTTCACACGCCCTGCCGCCTGAGGCCCTGACCAACCTGCTCTGCGCCACCAACTGCTTTCCGGTGCTGAACCGCCGCCTGCATAAGCGCCTGTTTCGGCTGCAGCAGGCCCTCAATATCTTTCCGCTCGATTCGGAGGAGCCGTTTCTGGCCATGCGCGAGGTGTACAGCCTCAACAATGTGGTGTACCGCTCCACGTCCCTGACGGGTCTGCAAGATGCTCAGACCGACACGTATACGCTTCGTACGCATGGCGTGGGCCGCTTCGATGCCCGGACCGGCAAGCAGGCCCTGATGCAGCTGCTGGAACTGCTGCGCGACGAAAGCCGGGCCTTCACCGCCACCGGCACCGATTTTATTTCCTCTACTTTGCGGGAGCTGAATCAGAACCTGGCCCGTCTGGAAGAACGGCTCGGCCGCGACGCTGCTGCTCAAAACACTGCCCCTTACGTGCTGTTGCGTCCCCAGGATATAAACGACAGCGTATATTTAGAATATTGGTCGAGCGACGGGGCAGCGGCCAACCGCCTGGCACCCGGCAGCCGCCTGCAGGTTTATGATGGGCAGTACCTGGATGAGGTGCAGCTGCTGACCACCACCGTAGGCGGGCAGGAGCGGCCCCGGCCCGAGGAGCGGGTCCATGCTCTGCGCAAAAACCTGCTGAGCCGTAACCGTATCGTGACCCTGGAAGACATCAAAGCGGCCTGCTGGGCCGAGCTGGGCAGTCAATTAGCACAGGTACAGGTGGAGAAAGGCTTCCGCAATGGCACCACGCCTGGCGCCGGCTTCGTGCGCTGCATCCGCGTGACGCTCACGCCGGCTGCCGCTAGTCGCCTGTCGGGTCCCGAATGGCAGCAAACGGCCGAAGACCTGCAGATTACCCTGGCCAGCCAATCGGCGATGAACCTGCCCTACGAGGTTCTGGTAAAAACCCAGTAG
- a CDS encoding ATP-dependent Clp protease ATP-binding subunit: MSYSDELKRTLHIAQAVAHEYRHEYYAAPHVLTALLHNEIGLASWLAIELDKDIHYLREWAEVRLEGLPKSTRPPEMPGQDAQLKPVLEVADLVALQLAKDQTDPLSLLAALLRPGLAFTEEQLKSLPLTQREVMSAAEPEALQPLAVGADGQTSAPLSDRAAPGAKAGALATYCVNKTEEAAAGKLDPIVGRDRETRQMAEILGRRTKPNVLLVGEPGVGKSALVEGFAQQIVQQKVPTHLQQVVLFELDLGTLVAGASYKGEVEDRIKSVLTEIKQYTRAILFIDEIHVLLDPKGSAGAGIAQLLKPELARGEITVIGATTNDEYRQYIEADEAFNRRFDVLRVEEPSVVVAERMLESVLPHYAAHHGLTIGEGTVSEAVRLAKRYIKDRQLPDSAIDLVDRTMAAIRMLDSHAEAELQQLQQEFEALAARGSELEEAEYMKELRWFLYQVQNQVSHLWLNQLDQEQQPDTLETSEPLEAYIRDLLAAVITLSATKKDSVERADVAAVVAGKTGIPLGKLQSNERDKLLNMDQTLQQRVVGQNHAVKALCEAILESRSGLIKAGQPIGSFFLLGPTGTGKTELAKSLADFLFNDESFLIRFDMSEFKEEHSAALLYGAPPGYVGYEEGGMLVNKIREKPYSVVLFDEIEKAHSSVFDIFLQILDEGRLHDRLGREGDFSNAVILFTSNIGSEQIIKSFGEGKIPATNTLMETMSRHFRPEFLARLTEIVPFAPISEENVVQIFDIHLRPLQEQLRRQGITLELSDEARTHLALSGFTPRYGARPIKGVIRQQLRRPISRMIISGEVGKGSVIALSKAPEAEELTWETTAATPVEQV, encoded by the coding sequence GTGTCCTACTCCGACGAACTAAAACGAACCCTGCATATCGCGCAGGCCGTGGCCCACGAATACCGCCACGAGTATTACGCCGCCCCCCACGTGCTGACGGCTCTGCTGCACAATGAAATCGGGCTGGCTTCCTGGCTGGCCATCGAGCTGGACAAGGACATCCACTACCTGCGCGAATGGGCCGAGGTGCGCTTGGAAGGCTTGCCCAAGTCGACGCGGCCGCCGGAAATGCCCGGTCAGGATGCTCAGCTCAAGCCCGTCCTGGAAGTAGCCGACCTGGTAGCGCTGCAGCTAGCCAAAGACCAAACCGACCCGCTAAGCCTACTGGCAGCTCTGCTACGGCCGGGTCTGGCTTTCACTGAGGAGCAACTCAAATCCTTGCCCCTGACGCAGCGGGAGGTGATGAGCGCCGCTGAGCCCGAAGCCTTACAGCCGTTGGCCGTAGGAGCCGACGGGCAGACCAGTGCCCCCCTCTCCGACCGCGCCGCGCCGGGCGCCAAGGCAGGCGCTCTGGCTACCTATTGCGTAAATAAGACCGAGGAAGCTGCCGCCGGCAAGCTCGACCCCATTGTAGGGCGCGACCGGGAAACCCGGCAGATGGCCGAAATTCTGGGTCGCCGCACCAAGCCCAACGTGCTGCTCGTCGGGGAGCCGGGCGTGGGCAAATCGGCGCTGGTCGAGGGTTTTGCTCAGCAGATCGTGCAGCAGAAAGTGCCAACCCACTTGCAGCAAGTAGTGCTGTTTGAGCTGGATTTGGGCACGTTGGTGGCCGGTGCCTCGTACAAGGGCGAGGTAGAGGACCGGATTAAGAGCGTGCTGACTGAAATCAAGCAGTACACCCGCGCCATTCTGTTTATCGACGAGATTCACGTGCTGCTCGACCCCAAAGGCTCGGCCGGGGCGGGGATTGCCCAGCTCCTGAAGCCGGAGCTGGCCCGCGGGGAAATCACCGTCATTGGGGCCACGACCAACGACGAGTACCGTCAGTACATTGAGGCCGACGAAGCCTTCAACCGCCGCTTCGACGTGCTGCGGGTGGAAGAGCCCAGCGTGGTAGTGGCCGAGCGGATGCTGGAAAGCGTGTTGCCCCACTACGCCGCCCACCACGGCCTGACCATCGGCGAAGGCACCGTGAGTGAGGCCGTGCGCCTGGCCAAGCGCTACATCAAGGACCGGCAGCTCCCCGACTCGGCCATTGACCTCGTGGACCGGACTATGGCCGCCATCCGCATGCTCGACAGCCACGCCGAGGCCGAGTTGCAGCAGCTGCAGCAAGAGTTTGAAGCCTTGGCTGCCCGAGGTTCGGAGCTGGAAGAAGCCGAGTACATGAAGGAGCTGCGGTGGTTTCTGTACCAGGTCCAGAACCAGGTGAGCCACTTGTGGCTAAACCAGCTCGACCAGGAGCAGCAGCCCGATACGCTCGAAACCTCGGAGCCGCTGGAGGCCTACATCCGGGACTTGCTGGCGGCAGTAATCACCTTATCGGCTACTAAGAAGGACAGCGTGGAACGCGCCGACGTGGCGGCCGTGGTAGCAGGCAAAACCGGCATTCCGCTGGGCAAGCTGCAAAGCAACGAGCGGGACAAACTGCTCAACATGGACCAAACCCTGCAACAGCGGGTAGTAGGGCAAAACCATGCGGTAAAAGCGTTGTGCGAGGCCATTCTGGAGTCGCGCTCCGGCCTGATTAAGGCCGGACAGCCGATTGGCTCGTTTTTCCTGCTGGGCCCTACCGGCACAGGCAAAACGGAACTGGCCAAGTCCCTGGCCGACTTCCTCTTCAACGACGAGTCTTTCCTAATTCGCTTCGATATGTCGGAGTTTAAGGAAGAGCACTCGGCTGCCCTGCTCTATGGGGCGCCTCCCGGCTACGTAGGCTACGAAGAAGGCGGTATGCTGGTAAATAAGATTCGGGAGAAGCCCTACTCAGTGGTACTGTTTGACGAAATCGAAAAGGCCCACAGCTCGGTATTCGACATCTTTTTGCAGATTCTGGACGAAGGCCGGCTGCACGACCGATTGGGCCGGGAAGGCGACTTTTCCAACGCCGTTATCTTGTTCACCTCCAACATCGGCAGTGAGCAGATTATCAAGTCGTTTGGGGAAGGTAAGATTCCGGCCACCAATACGCTGATGGAAACCATGAGTCGGCATTTCCGGCCCGAGTTTCTGGCCCGCCTCACTGAGATTGTGCCCTTCGCCCCGATTTCGGAGGAAAACGTGGTGCAAATCTTCGACATTCACCTGCGGCCCTTGCAGGAGCAATTGCGCCGGCAGGGCATTACATTGGAGCTTTCCGACGAGGCCCGCACTCACCTGGCGCTGTCGGGCTTCACGCCACGCTACGGAGCTCGGCCCATCAAGGGCGTAATCCGCCAGCAGCTGCGCCGGCCCATTTCGCGGATGATTATTTCCGGCGAGGTTGGCAAAGGCTCGGTCATTGCGCTCAGCAAAGCGCCCGAAGCCGAAGAGCTGACCTGGGAAACCACGGCCGCCACTCCAGTGGAGCAAGTGTAG
- a CDS encoding DUF5458 family protein: MATENQDIASTAGAARERELAPRLEQNAQALAKFGGFDLLETTIDGASNLNPEKKARKKIFLTEDSKKADRQQLKKRLALWHSVLSESDSVADAVQKSEEKVESAKNQLTDNLKKAIEATHDLEQAYRSVTLFYRNTDQNEIKNISILNADKEQLQDLDNTTFIDAVSDELEQNYDRLDLRDNYSLLVIPGYLGSNKVIDKWAKIAHKNKVMMVTDFEHYDSPDDVIELFDEANLTGAESHKSNVIMACNWLVGRGKLEEVGEEEDLFVPPSSALAGRIYSTLASQVTAGRKHGTLNEVDGVRFPLRKSEIANMEKIGLVPMVNEYGRVMAFSAKTLFNGDNIGLQTYSVVRVFDHVTKVLIDFLNRRAFENWDHNVRMDIQSQIVRFLDGITGPGKLIEKFSIKKFERDPNQKDRILLDIHMVPYFPAKTFLVSLDGTKGDDPDAPGRDWNAEYKQQ, translated from the coding sequence ATGGCCACCGAAAACCAAGATATTGCCTCCACGGCAGGAGCCGCCCGGGAACGGGAACTGGCTCCGCGCCTTGAACAAAATGCTCAGGCCCTGGCTAAGTTCGGCGGCTTCGACCTGCTCGAAACCACCATCGACGGGGCATCCAACCTGAATCCGGAAAAGAAGGCCCGTAAAAAGATCTTCCTGACCGAAGACAGCAAGAAGGCCGACCGGCAGCAGCTTAAAAAGCGGCTGGCTCTGTGGCACTCCGTGCTCAGCGAGTCAGATTCGGTAGCGGATGCCGTGCAGAAAAGTGAGGAAAAGGTAGAGTCAGCTAAAAACCAGCTCACCGATAACCTCAAAAAGGCCATCGAAGCTACGCACGACCTGGAACAGGCTTATCGTTCGGTTACGTTGTTTTACCGCAACACTGACCAAAACGAAATCAAGAACATTTCCATCCTCAACGCCGATAAGGAACAGCTCCAGGATCTGGATAATACTACCTTCATCGACGCCGTATCCGACGAGCTGGAGCAGAACTATGACCGCCTCGATCTGCGCGATAATTACTCGCTGCTGGTGATTCCAGGTTATTTGGGTTCCAATAAGGTTATCGACAAATGGGCCAAAATAGCGCACAAGAACAAGGTGATGATGGTCACCGACTTCGAGCACTACGATTCGCCTGACGACGTTATTGAGCTCTTCGACGAGGCCAACCTGACCGGTGCCGAATCCCATAAGTCCAACGTCATCATGGCCTGCAACTGGCTCGTGGGTCGTGGCAAGTTGGAGGAAGTAGGGGAGGAAGAGGACTTGTTTGTGCCTCCATCCTCCGCCTTGGCAGGCCGGATCTACAGTACGCTGGCTTCGCAGGTAACGGCCGGGCGCAAACACGGCACGCTCAACGAGGTAGACGGCGTGCGCTTCCCGCTCCGCAAGAGCGAGATTGCCAACATGGAGAAAATCGGCCTCGTACCGATGGTGAACGAGTACGGTCGGGTAATGGCCTTCTCGGCTAAAACCCTGTTCAACGGCGACAACATCGGCCTGCAGACTTACTCAGTGGTGCGCGTGTTCGACCACGTGACTAAAGTGCTGATCGACTTCCTGAACCGGCGGGCTTTCGAAAACTGGGACCACAACGTGCGCATGGACATCCAGAGCCAGATCGTGCGGTTCCTGGATGGTATTACCGGCCCGGGTAAGCTCATCGAAAAATTCTCCATCAAAAAATTTGAGCGGGACCCCAATCAGAAGGACCGCATCCTGCTCGACATTCACATGGTGCCGTACTTCCCGGCCAAAACCTTCCTGGTTTCCCTGGATGGCACCAAAGGCGATGACCCGGATGCGCCGGGCCGCGACTGGAATGCCGAGTACAAGCAGCAATAG
- the tssD gene encoding type VI secretion system tube protein TssD has protein sequence MASFSAFFNAAGSGDCEVVSCSYSFDQAIDDKGRPSSKVQGGTIKVTIVSTDSASLTSWMLDPFKRESGKIIFKRIDQDSTLKEISFEEAYCVSYAEHFDARGADTNTSMTLSLTISANKINANGAMLDNKWV, from the coding sequence ATGGCATCATTTAGTGCATTTTTCAACGCCGCTGGCAGCGGTGACTGTGAAGTAGTAAGCTGCAGCTACTCCTTCGATCAGGCAATCGATGACAAAGGTCGTCCTTCGTCTAAAGTGCAAGGTGGTACCATCAAGGTAACCATTGTTTCGACCGACAGCGCTTCGCTGACCAGCTGGATGCTGGATCCGTTCAAGCGTGAGAGCGGTAAGATCATCTTCAAGCGTATCGACCAGGATTCAACACTGAAGGAGATTTCCTTCGAAGAAGCCTACTGCGTAAGCTACGCTGAGCATTTCGATGCTCGTGGTGCTGACACCAACACCTCCATGACTTTGAGCCTGACCATTTCGGCCAACAAGATCAACGCCAACGGCGCTATGTTGGATAACAAGTGGGTTTAA